The following are from one region of the Nicotiana tomentosiformis chromosome 7, ASM39032v3, whole genome shotgun sequence genome:
- the LOC138896253 gene encoding uncharacterized protein codes for MQRTLRVMKATATESVKLASYRLRDVAVNWYESWELSRGEDAPPTVWQEFTEAFLRHYLPPELRRDRVDRFLTLRQGNMSVREYNLQFDSLARYSPTIVAKMEDRVHRFVMGLEPHLLIDCMSVSLQPSIDISRMQAYAQGVEERKQKKRADREHVRGQSKRARSSGSTLSYATLLVASKFGIEPELIEPFEVSTPIGDPVIARREYKDYIVVVHNRSTVADLIELDMVEFDVIMDKRWFGSNFQGSQFWSGKDVKAESPSLQSIPVVNEFPDIFPDELPGLPPEREIEFGIDTLPDTHLISIPPYRIALALKDRLTSTPVLTLPKGTDGYAIYCDALGVGLGCVLMPYGKVVAYASRKLRNHEKNYPTHDLELAAVIHALKIWRHYLYGIHVDIYMDHKSVQYILKQKELNLRQRLWLELLKDYDIDILYHLGKENVVADTLSRRSIGSLSYLQPEKSEIAREIHQLANIGFRLLDSGGTRVEIEHHKPSGLLQAIEIPTWKWEVINIDFIIGLPRTQHKFDSIWVIVDRLTKLTHILPVRTTYSTEDYARLYIKEIVRLHGFPISIISYRGAQFTANFWRSLEKGLGSQVGSSTVTEETLPKFL; via the exons atgcagagaactttgagggtaatgaaggccactgcaacTGAGTCAGTTAAgttagcttcctatagacttcgggatgttgcagttaattggtacgagtcttgggagttgtccagaggtgaggatgcccctccaaCAGTATGGCaagagtttacagaggcttttcttcgtcattatttgccaccagagcttagacgggacagagttgataggttcttgacccttcggcaaggtaatatgagtgttcgggagtacaaccttcagtttgattctttggccaGGTAttctcccactattgtagctaaaatggaggatcgggttcaccggttcgtgatggggttggagccgcactTGCTTAttgactgtatgtcggtctcacttcaacCAAGCATAGACATTTCTCGTAtgcaggcatacgctcagggtgtagaggagcgtaagcagaagaagagggccgatcgtgagcatgttaggggccagagtaagagagcgagatcttcag gctCGACCTTATCGTACGCCACTCTGTtagttgctagtaagtttgggatagaacctgagttgattgaaccttttgaggtgtctacacctattggggatccagtgatagctagacgggAATATAAAGACtatatagtagtagttcataatcgttctacagtagcagacctgatagagttagatatggtggaatttgatgttataatgg ATAAAAGATGGTTCGGTTCCAATTTTCAGGGGAGCcaattctggagtggaaag gatgtgaaagcagagtcaccgTCCCTTCAGTCTATCCcagtggttaatgagtttcccgatatttttcccgatgagcttccaggccttccgccagagcgggagattgagtttggTATTGACACATTACCAGATACCCATCTGATATCTATTCCTCCGTATAGAATAGCACTT gcattgaaggacagattgacttcaACACCGGTTTTGACACTTCCaaaagggaccgatggttatgctatctattgtgatgctttgggcgttggattgggttgtgtattgatgccgTATGGTAAGGTTGTTGCTTACGCTTCTAGAAAACTAAGaaaccacgagaagaattacccgacccacgatttagagttagccgcggtgattcatgcactaaagatatggaggcactatttgtatggcattcatgttgatatctatatggacCATAAGAGCGTTCAGTATATATtaaagcaaaaggaattgaatttacgtcagagattatggttggagctactgaaagactatgatattgatattttataccatctagGGAAGGAGAATGTAGTAGCCGacaccctcagccgtagatctatagGTAGTCTGTCATATTTACAAccagagaagagtgagatagctcgtgagattcatcagctagctaataTTGGATTTCGATTACTAGATTCAGGTGGTACCAGA GTTGAGATTGAGCATCATAAGCccagtggattattgcaggctatagagattccaacttggaaatgggaagtgattaatatagatttcatcataggcttacctcgtacccaacataaattcgattctatatgggttattgtcgatagacttacaaaattaaCCCATATTTTGcctgtcaggactacgtattcaacagaggattatgcaaggctttacattaaggagatagtacgacttcatggtttccctatatctattatctcatatagaggtgctcagtttacagctaatttttggaggtccttagAAAAAGGATTGGGGagtcag gttggtagtagtaccgttacagaggagactcttcCAAAATTTCTGtag